Proteins found in one Drosophila innubila isolate TH190305 chromosome X, UK_Dinn_1.0, whole genome shotgun sequence genomic segment:
- the LOC117789216 gene encoding E3 SUMO-protein ligase NSE2, which produces MDFFNDINNMKKCIVENAEYMKSFEGTGDKLRDELKKFNDEILEKRLEMGETLIRLKTKQKRLDQILEMAANDSDTLQQFEKKYADLNAAEEKKRSNVKLTSEYKEFKDELVGNLNASTASGSNSNVEAEIMEIMESGNTACSMYDPWTKGLMLNPVRNIKCGHHYDRDSVMSVIKNNMSVRCPVVGCVTKIYIQPNHLQADLTLQQKINEHKADQAALLSSEDED; this is translated from the exons AtggatttttttaatgatataaataatatgaaaaaatgcaTTGTTGAGAACGCTGAGTACATGAAATCATTCGAAG GTACTGGAGATAAACTGCGAGATGAGCTTAAAAAGTTCAACGATGAAATACTTGAAAAGCGTTTGGAAATGGGCGAAACTTTAATTCGCTTGAAAACCAAACAGAAACGTCTTGATCAAATCTTAGAAATGGCCGCCAATGACAGCGATACActgcaacaatttgaaaagaaatatGCCGACTTAAATGCAGCTGAAGAAAAGAAACGTTCTAATGTCAAGCTAACGTCTGAGTACAAAGAGTTTAAGGATGAATTAGTTGGTAACTTAAACGCTTCAACCGCCAGCGGTTCCAATAGTAATGTGGAAGCTGAAATTATGGAAATCATGGAATCCGGTAACACGGCTTGTTCAATGTATGATCCATGGACCAAGGGACTCATGTTGAATCCCGTGCGAAACATCAAGTGTGGTCATCACTACGATCGGGATTCTGTCATGTCTGTCATTAAGAATAACATGAGCGTACGTTGTCCAGTTGTTGGCTGTGTAACCAAAATCTACATACAACCGAACCATCTTCAAGCCGATCTGACATTGCAGCAAAAGATCAATGAACATAAAGCCGATCAGGCAGCCCTTTTATCCTCCGAAGATGAAgattaa
- the LOC117786189 gene encoding probable isoaspartyl peptidase/L-asparaginase GA20639 encodes MPRPVLLIHGGAGDITDSRIAGKFKGIKEALRAAWEKLEPSSNAPGNALDAVETAVRSMELDEAFNAGYGACLNTAGEVEMEASLMEGRDLRSGCVTLLRDVMHPITVARRLMERKRHVFLGGEAALELALSTGSERLPPGALITESARQALRQFKEQQAAGADTTYARTELDEARTDPKGDTVGAVAIDLDGHIVVGTSTGGITGKWPGRIGDTPLLGCGTYADNTIGGVSTTGHGETIMRYNLAQRILGAIQHQGLSAQAAADQECQRMTKRIGGTGGAIVIDHNGQVGISFTSRRMAWGYVQDGIIHYGIEHNEVLQEPLVPINE; translated from the coding sequence ATGCCACGCCCAGTGCTATTGATACACGGCGGAGCCGGAGACATAACGGACTCTCGCATAGCCGGCAAGTTCAAGGGGATTAAAGAGGCACTGCGGGCAGCATGGGAGAAACTGGAGCCGTCGTCAAACGCACCTGGCAATGCATTGGACGCCGTTGAAACGGCCGTGCGTTCCATGGAGCTGGACGAGGCGTTCAATGCGGGCTACGGTGCGTGTCTAAACACCGCCGGCGAAGTTGAAATGGAGGCCAGCTTAATGGAGGGGCGAGATCTGCGCTCCGGGTGTGTCACCTTGCTGCGCGATGTCATGCATCCAATTACCGTGGCACGCCGGCTAATGGAGAGGAAACGACATGTCTTTCTAGGTGGTGAAGCTGCCTTGGAGCTGGCACTGAGCACAGGCAGCGAGAGATTGCCTCCAGGCGCTCTGATCACGGAGAGCGCTCGGCAAGCATTGCGGCAGTTTAAGGAACAGCAGGCGGCGGGTGCGGACACCACATACGCACGCACCGAGCTGGATGAGGCACGCACCGATCCGAAGGGAGACACTGTCGGCGCTGTTGCCATTGACTTGGATGGTCACATTGTCGTGGGCACATCGACGGGCGGCATCACGGGCAAGTGGCCAGGACGCATTGGCGATACCCCGCTGCTCGGCTGTGGCACCTATGCTGACAACACCATTGGCGGTGTCTCTACCACCGGACATGGTGAGACAATAATGCGCTACAATCTTGCCCAGCGCATTCTTGGCGCCATTCAGCATCAGGGACTCTCGGCCCAAGCGGCTGCCGACCAGGAGTGTCAACGGATGACAAAGCGTATTGGCGGCACCGGTGGCGCCATTGTCATTGACCATAATGGGCAAGTGGGCATCAGTTTCACTTCCCGCCGCATGGCCTGGGGCTATGTACAGGATGGCATTATTCACTACGGAATCGAGCACAACGAAGTGCTCCAAGAGCCACTTGTGCCCATAAATGAATGA
- the LOC117787873 gene encoding UPF0454 protein C12orf49 homolog isoform X2 translates to MHTMWPAALTRLLRRRFIYIILVLLALVYIFGNLFDRGAFSGLHYDEYNVQRTRPLLWQQQLLAPEEHLNRTHDPELHCRNSVQGRKLLADERGFVCLREQMLVNGCCNVELPDISYYSCQSCNGTSHCCGIYEYCVSCCLHPNKRPLLEQVLRASDTQKYIYASVEDHFELCLVKCRTNSHSVEHENKYRNEAAKYCYGTTEAHESQREVAPRGGQG, encoded by the exons ATGCATACGATGTGGCCAGCCGCACTGACACGCCTCCTGAGACGTCGCTTCATTTACATAATCCTTGTGCTGCTCGctttagtttatatatttggcAACCTCTTTGATCGG GGAGCTTTCAGTGGACTGCATTATGATGAGTATAATGTGCAACGGACGCGCCCGCTGCtctggcaacaacagctgcttgCGCCCGAAGAACATCTTAATCGTACCCATGATCCGGAACTACACTGCCGCAATTCGGTGCAGGGACGCAAACTTCTGGCGGATGAGCGGGGCTTTGTTTGCCTGCGCGAACAGATGCTGGTCAACGGTTGCTGCAACGTGGAGCTGCCCGATATTAGCTACTATAGCTGTCAAAGCTGCAACGGCACATCTCACTGCTGTGGCATCTACGAATACTGTGTCTCCTGCTGCCTGCATCCGAACAAGCGACCGTTGCTGGAGCAAGTGCTACGGGCGTCCgatacacaaaaatatatatatgccagCGTGGAGGATCACTTCGAGCTGTGCCTGGTCAAGTGTCGCACCAACTCGCATTCCGTTGAGCACGAGAACAAATACCGCAACGAGGCGGCCAAATATTGCTATGGCACCACCGAGGCACACGAGTCCCAACGTGAAGTGGCGCCCCGAGGTGGCCAGGGTTAG
- the LOC117787873 gene encoding UPF0454 protein C12orf49 homolog isoform X1: protein MHTMWPAALTRLLRRRFIYIILVLLALVYIFGNLFDRKGAFSGLHYDEYNVQRTRPLLWQQQLLAPEEHLNRTHDPELHCRNSVQGRKLLADERGFVCLREQMLVNGCCNVELPDISYYSCQSCNGTSHCCGIYEYCVSCCLHPNKRPLLEQVLRASDTQKYIYASVEDHFELCLVKCRTNSHSVEHENKYRNEAAKYCYGTTEAHESQREVAPRGGQG from the exons ATGCATACGATGTGGCCAGCCGCACTGACACGCCTCCTGAGACGTCGCTTCATTTACATAATCCTTGTGCTGCTCGctttagtttatatatttggcAACCTCTTTGATCGG AAGGGAGCTTTCAGTGGACTGCATTATGATGAGTATAATGTGCAACGGACGCGCCCGCTGCtctggcaacaacagctgcttgCGCCCGAAGAACATCTTAATCGTACCCATGATCCGGAACTACACTGCCGCAATTCGGTGCAGGGACGCAAACTTCTGGCGGATGAGCGGGGCTTTGTTTGCCTGCGCGAACAGATGCTGGTCAACGGTTGCTGCAACGTGGAGCTGCCCGATATTAGCTACTATAGCTGTCAAAGCTGCAACGGCACATCTCACTGCTGTGGCATCTACGAATACTGTGTCTCCTGCTGCCTGCATCCGAACAAGCGACCGTTGCTGGAGCAAGTGCTACGGGCGTCCgatacacaaaaatatatatatgccagCGTGGAGGATCACTTCGAGCTGTGCCTGGTCAAGTGTCGCACCAACTCGCATTCCGTTGAGCACGAGAACAAATACCGCAACGAGGCGGCCAAATATTGCTATGGCACCACCGAGGCACACGAGTCCCAACGTGAAGTGGCGCCCCGAGGTGGCCAGGGTTAG